The Nicotiana tabacum cultivar K326 chromosome 14, ASM71507v2, whole genome shotgun sequence genome contains a region encoding:
- the LOC142169121 gene encoding uncharacterized protein LOC142169121 → MITMERFFLITFFLLSYFVCTILFLIDGVVVKHEYQWISKTIGIIMLGFLFWVAPLYDFLRVNFLDGPAIQQRFAKLCNPVGPLMSIFVAYALDGRKGDSVGPYLYWLLLAAPICSFFAIILLRPVATDFGAFYPLCAILVNFSIKEYGKHSFETYLTVGICVVLMILRAILESYTVWTTADRNQAKRVAANQAAAAASTAAADTAAAAAASAVTSSEHEA, encoded by the exons ATGATAACCATGGAAAGATTTTTCTTGATCACATTTTTCTTGCTTTCCTATTTCGTCTGTACGATACTCTTTCTCATTGATGGCGTTGTGGTAAAACATGAATACCAATGGATCTCCAAAACCATTGGTATTATCATGTTAGGTTTTCTATTTTGGGTGGCACCACTCTATGATTTTTTGAGGGTCAATTTCTTGGATGGACCTGCTATTCAACAGAGGTTTGCAAAACTTTGCAACCCAGTTGGTCCACTCATGAGTATTTTCGTGGCTTATGCATTAGATGGTCGAAAAGGTGATTCCGTTGGCCCTTATCTTTACTGGCTTCTTCTAGCAGCCCCGATTTGTAGTTTTTTCGCCATAATCTTACTAAGACCAGTGGCTACTGATTTTGGTGCTTTTTACCCACTTTGTGCCATTCTGGTTAACTTTTCTATCAAAGAATATGGGAAACATAGCTTCGAGACTTATTTGACTGTGGGTATTTGTGTTGTTCTGATGATTTTAAGAGCTATTTTGGAGAGCTATACTGTTTGGACTACTGCTGACAG GAATCAGGCCAAACGGGTTGCTGCTAACCAAGCTGCTGCCGCTGCTAGCACCGCCGCCGCCGAtaccgccgccgccgccgccgcttCTGCTGTGACTTCTTCCGAACATGAAGCTTAG